The bacterium genome has a window encoding:
- the aroC gene encoding chorismate synthase, with protein sequence MTGNTYGRVFRITACGESYGGGLAVICDGVPAGMMLSREEIQAELDRRRPGTSPIDSPRLETDQCEVFSGVFEGKTTGAPVGIFIRNVDTEVEHIEQYRRVKDIVRPGHAEYTYRFKYDEHADWCGAGRASGRETAVRVAAGALAKKILARDGIEVVGYVKELHGITSRSLSFAEIRDNREKTEIRCPDLEAAEQMIQRALDVKAEGDTVGGVIEIIARNVPPGLGEPVFDKLEANIGKGLLSIPAVKGVEFGTGFELARLKGSEANDIPYLDGDVIRFRTNHSGGIDGGISNGEDIVVRMVVKPTSTVSIDQDSVNMATLQPAPFAATTRRDAQICGRAVPVGEAMVAITLLDHLMLWEGYDAVSKVEHKLPWRPRA encoded by the coding sequence ATGACTGGCAACACCTATGGCCGCGTATTCCGCATCACCGCCTGCGGCGAGTCGTACGGCGGCGGGCTGGCGGTGATCTGCGACGGCGTACCCGCGGGCATGATGCTATCGCGCGAGGAGATCCAGGCCGAGCTGGACCGCCGCCGCCCCGGCACCAGCCCCATTGACTCGCCGCGCCTGGAGACCGACCAGTGCGAGGTCTTCTCCGGCGTCTTCGAGGGCAAGACGACCGGCGCCCCGGTGGGCATCTTCATCCGCAACGTGGACACCGAGGTCGAGCACATCGAGCAGTACCGGCGGGTCAAGGACATCGTCCGCCCCGGCCATGCCGAGTACACCTATCGCTTCAAGTACGACGAACACGCCGACTGGTGTGGGGCCGGGCGGGCCAGCGGGCGCGAGACGGCTGTCCGCGTCGCCGCCGGAGCGTTGGCCAAGAAGATCCTGGCGCGCGACGGCATCGAGGTCGTGGGCTATGTCAAGGAGCTGCACGGCATCACGTCCCGGTCGCTGTCCTTCGCGGAAATCCGCGACAACCGCGAGAAGACCGAGATTCGCTGCCCGGACCTGGAAGCCGCCGAGCAGATGATCCAGCGCGCGCTGGACGTCAAGGCGGAGGGCGACACCGTGGGCGGGGTCATCGAGATCATCGCCCGCAACGTGCCGCCCGGCCTGGGCGAGCCCGTGTTCGACAAGCTGGAGGCGAACATCGGCAAGGGGCTGCTGAGCATCCCGGCCGTCAAAGGCGTCGAGTTCGGCACCGGCTTCGAGCTGGCGCGGCTGAAGGGCTCGGAAGCCAACGACATCCCCTACCTGGACGGCGATGTGATCCGCTTCCGCACGAACCACTCCGGGGGCATTGACGGCGGCATCAGCAACGGCGAGGACATCGTGGTGCGCATGGTCGTCAAGCCGACCTCCACGGTCTCGATTGACCAGGACTCGGTCAACATGGCGACTCTGCAGCCGGCGCCATTCGCCGCGACCACCCGGCGCGATGCGCAGATCTGCGGCCGCGCCGTACCGGTAGGCGAGGCCATGGTCGCGATCACGCTGCTGGATCACCTGATGCTGTGGGAAGGCTACGACGCGGTCAGCAAGGTGGAGCACAAGCTGCCCTGGCGGCCCCGGGCGTAG